The Paraburkholderia agricolaris genome includes the window CGCCGAAGAACAGCATCAGCCTGTGGACCAACTACGACGTACTGCCGAAGTTCACAATCGGCGGCGGCGCGTTCTACATGTCGCAGGTGTACGGCGACACGGCGAATCTGCGCGCGGTGCCCTCTTACTGGCGCTTCGACGGCATGGCCACGTACCGGATCAACAAGAAGGTCGATCTGCAACTGAACGTGCAGAACATCTTCAACCGCACGTATTACGACCAGGCGTACCCGGCGCACTACGCGTCGATCGCAGCCGGCCGCTCCGCCTTCCTGACGCTCAACGCGCACTACTAGGCAAGGCATGATGGAACAGGTGACGCTGAAGGCGCTGGCGAGCGTGTCGCATGACGAACTCGCCGCGATCCTCTCCGGCCCGCCTGCCCACGCCGCCGCGTGGGTGGCGGCTGCCGCGCGCAACGGCATCGTCGAAGCGCAGGCGGTGTACGGCCAGTATCTGCTCGACGGTCACGGCGTGGAACGCAATGCCGAAGAAGCGTTGACGTGGTTCAGGCACGCGGCCCGGCAGGATCATCCGATGGCGATGAACATGCTGGGCCGCTGCTACGAACACGGTTGGGGAACGGCCGCGTGCGCGCCGGTAGCCGTGTACTGGTACCGGCTCGCGGCCCAGGCGGGACTCGACTGGGGTATGTATAACTACGCGTCGGCGCTGGCGCTCGGCGATGGTGTGGAGTGCGACCGGGCGCAGGCGTTGCAATGGTTCCGGCGCGCCGCCGAGATGGGGCACGTGAAGTCGCTCAACTATATCGGCAGCTTTTACGAAGACGGCTGGGCCGTCGATGCCGACGCAGGCATCGCGCTCGACTATTACCGGCGCGCCGCGGTGGGCGGCGACTTTCGCGGCCAGTTCAACTATGCGCGGCTGCTGGCCACGCGCGGCGAGATCGACGCCGCGCTCGGATGGCTGCGGCGCGTGCCGATGACGGCAACGGCGGCATTCGTCGAGAAAATGCGGGCATGGCTGGCCGCTTCGCCAGTGGCTGCATTTCGTGCCCTCGCTGAGGAGATTAACCAGGAGGTGCACGCATGATGTTGCATCTGCAGGGCGTACTCAGCAAACAACAGGTCGCGCAATGCCGTGAAGTTCTCGACGCGGCGCAATGGATCGACGGCAATGCGACGTCCGGCGAACAGTCGGCGCAGGCCAAACGCAACCAGCAATTGCCCGAAGGCTCCCCGGCCGCGCGCGCGGTGGGCGATGCGATTCAGGACGCGCTCGGGCGCAATCCGCGGTTCTTTTCCGCCGCTTTGCCGCTGAAAGTCTTTCCACCGCTGTTTAACCGCTATGCAGGCGGCGACGGTTTCGGCACGCATGTGGACAACGCGATCCGCCAGTTACGCGGCACCGACTTCCGCATTCGCAGCGATCTGTCGGCCACGCTCTTTCTTGCCGAGCCGGACACTTACGACGGCGGCGAACTCTGCATCGAAGACACCTATGGTGTGCATCGCGCGAAGCTGCCGGCGGGCGATATGGTGCTCTACCCTGCTTCAAGCCTGCATCACGTGAGCCCGGTGACGCGTGGCGTGCGGATCGCATCGTTCTTCTGGATTCAGAGCATGGTGCGCGACGACGGCGAACGCGCCATGCTGTTTCAACTCGACAACGACGTGCAGCGCCTCGCTGCCGAGAAAGGTTCGAACGATCCGACGGTGGTGAGTCTTACCGGTATTTATCACAATCTGCTGCGCCGCTGGGCTGATGCGTAGCAGACGATGCAGGCGTCGGCGATAGAAGTGTGAGGGGCATCCACGACACCCGAAAACCGGGTAGTTCTGCGTTTTCACATTCCCTCGGCCAAGTTCAGCTGGTCTACGTCAACTCTCAGATCGTTTCAATCGACGGACAGACCAGCACGTAGGCATGGTGACGAGCCGTCACGCCGTTTTGGCTGCTGTCACCGTTACTTCAACTAGCCATCCCGGCTCGACCAGTCCAACGACTTGCGAGCGAGTGCGAGTGGGTAGGTTGGGCTGTGTTTTCGAGCCGAAATAGTCGAGATAGACACTTGAAAAGCCTTCGTAATCGGGTTTTCCGTTGTTCGCTGGATCACCGACAAAGATCGCCTGCATAGCAACGACATCGCCCAACGCGTAGCCCCTGCTGCCGAGGATTTTGGCGATCTGATCGAATACGCTTTTCGTCTGGGCTCGTGTATCGCCAAAGTGGGCAACCGTGTGGGGTTCGGCATCGAAGTTCGATGGTAATGCCCCGATGCCACTCAACACGATATATTTTGCGCCTGCGGGAATTTCGATAGCCTCCGAAAATTCTCTCGCCCACAACTCCGTCATGGAGCGAGGGGTTTCATGCCGGACGATGGCACTGCTCATGTCGTTCTCCGTGTTCGATGTAGGGACCGCAGTGTGCGTGAACATAACACTGTTATTTATCACTTGACCAAGTTGATAAGTACAACGGGTTCATCCGCGATGACTTCGCACTTTAATGCCACATCGCTAACGGAATGAAGGGCTGCTTTCAGCAGATATGAAGTCCGCATCAGGTCCTAATGGTGCTCCTTGTCGTACGGAGGAGTTTAGCCATGGGCGAACACCGAACTACGCTACGACCAGCCAAAAGCGATGCCATAGCCATCCATTCCGTTCACCTCTGACGAATGATAAAGTCTTATCGACTTCGCCACCGCGAGGAAAATATGCCGAATGAATCAATGCGTCTAAGTCCTGCTGGTTGGGCGGATTTGCGCCGTCGTGAGGGTGCGCAGGGGGCGCGATGAAGGTCGCACTGCTGGCCCTCGCACTCGTGTGTTCTTCCGCACTCGCTGACACCGTCGATCCTGCCGAGGTCATCTCGCGACAGAGCGGACTACCCGCGAGCGAGGTGCAAGGCATGCTTGCGAACTGTGACGCAAACCAGACGAGCCTGAACTTCTGTGCATGGCGCGACAGGGTGGTTGCCGAGCAGAAGCTGCAGGATGTTGTTGACGACAAAGTCGCAAAGTCTCCCGGCTGCA containing:
- a CDS encoding lysozyme inhibitor LprI family protein, with amino-acid sequence MKVALLALALVCSSALADTVDPAEVISRQSGLPASEVQGMLANCDANQTSLNFCAWRDRVVAEQKLQDVVDDKVAKSPGCKARLEDRIAAWKKRHDASCKKSAEAENGGGSIVPMEIAACQAAETDHMTKVIASIHRCN
- a CDS encoding tetratricopeptide repeat protein; the encoded protein is MEQVTLKALASVSHDELAAILSGPPAHAAAWVAAAARNGIVEAQAVYGQYLLDGHGVERNAEEALTWFRHAARQDHPMAMNMLGRCYEHGWGTAACAPVAVYWYRLAAQAGLDWGMYNYASALALGDGVECDRAQALQWFRRAAEMGHVKSLNYIGSFYEDGWAVDADAGIALDYYRRAAVGGDFRGQFNYARLLATRGEIDAALGWLRRVPMTATAAFVEKMRAWLAASPVAAFRALAEEINQEVHA
- a CDS encoding RidA family protein, with the translated sequence MSSAIVRHETPRSMTELWAREFSEAIEIPAGAKYIVLSGIGALPSNFDAEPHTVAHFGDTRAQTKSVFDQIAKILGSRGYALGDVVAMQAIFVGDPANNGKPDYEGFSSVYLDYFGSKTQPNLPTRTRSQVVGLVEPGWLVEVTVTAAKTA
- a CDS encoding Fe2+-dependent dioxygenase; translated protein: MMLHLQGVLSKQQVAQCREVLDAAQWIDGNATSGEQSAQAKRNQQLPEGSPAARAVGDAIQDALGRNPRFFSAALPLKVFPPLFNRYAGGDGFGTHVDNAIRQLRGTDFRIRSDLSATLFLAEPDTYDGGELCIEDTYGVHRAKLPAGDMVLYPASSLHHVSPVTRGVRIASFFWIQSMVRDDGERAMLFQLDNDVQRLAAEKGSNDPTVVSLTGIYHNLLRRWADA